From the genome of Triticum aestivum cultivar Chinese Spring chromosome 3B, IWGSC CS RefSeq v2.1, whole genome shotgun sequence, one region includes:
- the LOC123066738 gene encoding cysteine-rich receptor-like protein kinase 10 isoform X1 has protein sequence MAIVLLLLLLPFVGAEWQVCGGSSGNYTSNNTYQANLLLLSSTLPNKAVSNTTLFATATAGHDPDIVYALALCRGDTTDASDCETCVAAAFPDAQQICPYNKDATLYYDASMLRFSNHNFLVANSTQDQMSWITLRNNLNFTTGGDSAKHLLLMRLNSTAQAAANSSRRFTTSRLGINLIPTVYCLMQCTPDLTPDDCTACLQLVLKHTIKSLDGAEGGRILGTWCSMRYELYHFYEGVPMLAIPAVNGTMPPTRYPHSQSYPPAAAPPRLVQATVQEQQGHNSRKRVLLIIAVVASLLSILLCFICSVVWMRRRRQGKVNLNDQAATNRLEEDELVWRLEEKSSEFTLFDFSEILHATHNFSKENLLGQGGFGPVYKGQLPDGMQIAVKRLASHSGQGFTEFKNEVELIAKLQHNNLVKLLGCCIQGEEKLLVYEYLPNKSLDFFIFERNRTAFIDWNNRRAIIEGIAQGLLYLHKHSRLHIIHRDLKASNILLDKDMNPKFSDFGLAKIFSSNDIQGSTKRVVGTYGYMSPEYASEGIYSIKSDVFIFGVLLLEILSGKGNSGFYQYGDFLNLIGYSWQLWEGGTWVELLDASIVKEICTSDARRYINIALTCVQESADDRPTMSDVGAMLNSESVILPDPNHPGYFNLTVSKTHEFFVPCSNNDVTITEEPDGR, from the exons TAtcgtcctcctccttcttctccttccttttgTTGGTGCCGAATGGCAAGtctgcggcggcagcagcggcaacTACACATCAAACAACACCTACCAAGCCAACCTCCTGCTCCTCTCCTCCACCCTTCCCAACAAGGCCGTGTCCAACACCACACTCTTCGCCACCGCCACGGCTGGCCATGATCCGGACATCGTCTACGCCCTCGCGCTTTGCCGCGGGGACACCACCGATGCCTCCGACTGCGAGACCTGCGTGGCTGCCGCCTTCCCTGATGCCCAGCAGATCTGCCCATACAATAAGGACGCCACCTTGTACTATGATGCCTCCATGCTCAGGTTCTCCAACCATAATTTTCTTGTTGCCAACAGCACCCAAGATCAGATGAGCTGGATCACCCTCCGGAACAACCTCAACTTCACCACAGGCGGCGACTCCGCCAAGCACCTGCTGTTGATGCGTCTCAACAGCACGGCCCAAGCGGCTGCAAACAGCTCGAGGAGGTTCACCACCTCGCGCTTAGGCATCAACCTCATCCCCACGGTGTACTGCCTCATGCAGTGCAC TCCCGACCTCACGCCCGACGACTGCACGGCTTGTTTACAGCTTGTTTTGAAGCATACGATCAAGTCCCTAGATGGAGCGGAAGGTGGTCGAATTCTCGGGACATGGTGTAGCATGAGGTACGAGCTATACCACTTCTACGAAGGGGTCCCCATGCTTGCAATTCCGGCCGTCAACGGCACCATGCCGCCTACCAGGTACCCACATTCCCAGTCGTATCCACCAGCTGCGGCGCCTCCCCGGCTGGTGCAGGCGACCGTCCAAGAACAGCAGG GACACAACTCACGCAAGAGGGTGTTGCTGATTATTGCTGTGGTGGCTTCACTACTGTCAATACTTCTATGCTTTATCTGTTCTGTTGTATGGATGAGAAGACGAAGACAAG GAAAGGTAAACTTAAACGACCAGGCTGCCACCAATAGACTGGAAGAAGATGAACTGGTCTGGAGATTAGAGGAGAAGAGTTCAGAGTTCACTCTCTTTGACTTTTCTGAGATATTACATGCTACACATAACTTCTCCAAAGAAAATCTACTTGGACAAGGTGGTTTTGGCCCTGTCTACAAG GGCCAATTACCAGATGGAATGCAAATTGCAGTCAAAAGGCTTGCCTCACATTCAGGACAGGGTTTTACAGAATTCAAAAATGAAGTTGAACTTATTGCAAAATTACAGCACAATAATCTTGTCAAGCTCTTGGGATGCTGCATTCAGGGAGAGGAAAAACTATTGGTGTACGAGTATTTGCCAAATAAGAGCTTGGACTTCTTTATATTTG AAAGAAACAGGACAGCTTTTATTGATTGGAACAATAGACGTGCGATAATCGAAGGGATAGCCCAAGGTCTTCTGTATCTCCACAAGCACTCTCGGTTACACATCATACACAGAGACCTTAAGGCCAGTAACATTCTTTTGGACAAGGACATGAATCCAAAATTTTCTGATTTTGGCCTAGCAAAAATATTCAGCTCCAATGATATCCAAGGAAGCACAAAGAGGGTAGTAGGAACATA TGGTTATATGTCTCCGGAGTATGCATCTGAAGGCATTTACTCAATCAAATCAGATGTGTTCATCTTTGGTGTGTTACTCCTTGAGATCCTTAGCGGAAAAGGGAATTCTGGTTTCTATCAGTATGGAGACTTTCTTAACCTTATTGGATAT TCATGGCAACTATGGGAAGGAGGAACATGGGTTGAGCTTCTAGATGCATCAATTGTAAAGGAGATCTGTACATCAGATGCTAGGCGGTACATTAACATTGCACTGACGTGTGTACAAGAAAGTGCAGATGATCGACCCACCATGTCAGATGTCGGTGCAATGTTAAACAGCGAGAGTGTTATTCTTCCAGATCCAAATCATCCAGGATACTTCAACCTAACGGTATCTAAGACACATGAATTTTTTGTCCCATGTAGTAATAATGATGTAACCATCACCGAGGAGCCAGATGGTAGATAG
- the LOC123066738 gene encoding cysteine-rich receptor-like protein kinase 10 isoform X2 — MAIVLLLLLLPFVGAEWQVCGGSSGNYTSNNTYQANLLLLSSTLPNKAVSNTTLFATATAGHDPDIVYALALCRGDTTDASDCETCVAAAFPDAQQICPYNKDATLYYDASMLRFSNHNFLVANSTQDQMSWITLRNNLNFTTGGDSAKHLLLMRLNSTAQAAANSSRRFTTSRLGINLIPTVYCLMQCTPDLTRDDCTACLQLVLKHTIKSLDGAEGGRILGTWCSMRYELYHFYEGVPMLAIPAVNGTMPPTRYPHSQSYPPAAAPPRLVQATVQEQQGHNSRKRVLLIIAVVASLLSILLCFICSVVWMRRRRQGKVNLNDQAATNRLEEDELVWRLEEKSSEFTLFDFSEILHATHNFSKENLLGQGGFGPVYKGQLPDGMQIAVKRLASHSGQGFTEFKNEVELIAKLQHNNLVKLLGCCIQGEEKLLVYEYLPNKSLDFFIFERNRTAFIDWNNRRAIIEGIAQGLLYLHKHSRLHIIHRDLKASNILLDKDMNPKFSDFGLAKIFSSNDIQGSTKRVVGTYGYMSPEYASEGIYSIKSDVFIFGVLLLEILSGKGNSGFYQYGDFLNLIGYSWQLWEGGTWVELLDASIVKEICTSDARRYINIALTCVQESADDRPTMSDVGAMLNSESVILPDPNHPGYFNLTVSKTHEFFVPCSNNDVTITEEPDGR, encoded by the exons TAtcgtcctcctccttcttctccttccttttgTTGGTGCCGAATGGCAAGtctgcggcggcagcagcggcaacTACACATCAAACAACACCTACCAAGCCAACCTCCTGCTCCTCTCCTCCACCCTTCCCAACAAGGCCGTGTCCAACACCACACTCTTCGCCACCGCCACGGCTGGCCATGATCCGGACATCGTCTACGCCCTCGCGCTTTGCCGCGGGGACACCACCGATGCCTCCGACTGCGAGACCTGCGTGGCTGCCGCCTTCCCTGATGCCCAGCAGATCTGCCCATACAATAAGGACGCCACCTTGTACTATGATGCCTCCATGCTCAGGTTCTCCAACCATAATTTTCTTGTTGCCAACAGCACCCAAGATCAGATGAGCTGGATCACCCTCCGGAACAACCTCAACTTCACCACAGGCGGCGACTCCGCCAAGCACCTGCTGTTGATGCGTCTCAACAGCACGGCCCAAGCGGCTGCAAACAGCTCGAGGAGGTTCACCACCTCGCGCTTAGGCATCAACCTCATCCCCACGGTGTACTGCCTCATGCAGTGCACGCCCGACCTCACGCG CGACGACTGCACGGCTTGTTTACAGCTTGTTTTGAAGCATACGATCAAGTCCCTAGATGGAGCGGAAGGTGGTCGAATTCTCGGGACATGGTGTAGCATGAGGTACGAGCTATACCACTTCTACGAAGGGGTCCCCATGCTTGCAATTCCGGCCGTCAACGGCACCATGCCGCCTACCAGGTACCCACATTCCCAGTCGTATCCACCAGCTGCGGCGCCTCCCCGGCTGGTGCAGGCGACCGTCCAAGAACAGCAGG GACACAACTCACGCAAGAGGGTGTTGCTGATTATTGCTGTGGTGGCTTCACTACTGTCAATACTTCTATGCTTTATCTGTTCTGTTGTATGGATGAGAAGACGAAGACAAG GAAAGGTAAACTTAAACGACCAGGCTGCCACCAATAGACTGGAAGAAGATGAACTGGTCTGGAGATTAGAGGAGAAGAGTTCAGAGTTCACTCTCTTTGACTTTTCTGAGATATTACATGCTACACATAACTTCTCCAAAGAAAATCTACTTGGACAAGGTGGTTTTGGCCCTGTCTACAAG GGCCAATTACCAGATGGAATGCAAATTGCAGTCAAAAGGCTTGCCTCACATTCAGGACAGGGTTTTACAGAATTCAAAAATGAAGTTGAACTTATTGCAAAATTACAGCACAATAATCTTGTCAAGCTCTTGGGATGCTGCATTCAGGGAGAGGAAAAACTATTGGTGTACGAGTATTTGCCAAATAAGAGCTTGGACTTCTTTATATTTG AAAGAAACAGGACAGCTTTTATTGATTGGAACAATAGACGTGCGATAATCGAAGGGATAGCCCAAGGTCTTCTGTATCTCCACAAGCACTCTCGGTTACACATCATACACAGAGACCTTAAGGCCAGTAACATTCTTTTGGACAAGGACATGAATCCAAAATTTTCTGATTTTGGCCTAGCAAAAATATTCAGCTCCAATGATATCCAAGGAAGCACAAAGAGGGTAGTAGGAACATA TGGTTATATGTCTCCGGAGTATGCATCTGAAGGCATTTACTCAATCAAATCAGATGTGTTCATCTTTGGTGTGTTACTCCTTGAGATCCTTAGCGGAAAAGGGAATTCTGGTTTCTATCAGTATGGAGACTTTCTTAACCTTATTGGATAT TCATGGCAACTATGGGAAGGAGGAACATGGGTTGAGCTTCTAGATGCATCAATTGTAAAGGAGATCTGTACATCAGATGCTAGGCGGTACATTAACATTGCACTGACGTGTGTACAAGAAAGTGCAGATGATCGACCCACCATGTCAGATGTCGGTGCAATGTTAAACAGCGAGAGTGTTATTCTTCCAGATCCAAATCATCCAGGATACTTCAACCTAACGGTATCTAAGACACATGAATTTTTTGTCCCATGTAGTAATAATGATGTAACCATCACCGAGGAGCCAGATGGTAGATAG